A segment of the Candidatus Stygibacter australis genome:
CCGCTGCAATACTGGGGGGAAGATCAGAACGATATATATTTTCATTAAAGATCAATACCCCACTGGATCCCGGTCCTCCCAGGAATTTATGAGGACTGAAGAAAATAGCGTCGTAATAGCTTTCTTCATCATGATTCATATCAATTCCTATATAAGGACCACAAGCAGCAAAATCAAAACAGGCAAGGCAATTATTCTTGTGAAGAATCCTGGCAATGGCATATGTGTCTGATAAAAGTCCAGTTACATTTGAGCCAGCGGAAAATGAGCCAATTTTCAGTCTATCCTTATATTTGGGATCAGAAACTATCCTATCCAGAACTCCCAGGTCGATATGACCTTCTTTATCGAGTTCAACTTCCTGAACGTCACATAATGTCCGCCTCCACATAATCTCGTTAGAATGGTGCTCATATGGGCTCACAAACACTATTGGCTTATAGTAGTCAATATAATGAAGCAGGGCATCATGGCAGGAAGACTTTTCTACACCTTTTCGTACCAGGCAGCTTTCCAGAAACAGATCATACCTTTCCCGGGTAGCCGGGGGTAGATATACTCCCAATATCTGCTGTAATCTGGTGATACCTCCAGTAGTACCCGATCCAGTAAAAATTATCTTTCCATGTTCACCCGCATGAACCGACTTTTTTATCCTTCTTTCAGCTTCATGCAATAAAAGAGTCATTGTTTTACCAGTAAAATCATCCTCAGTATGTGAATTTGCATAATATTGCCTGATCTTGTTAAGATGGTTCTCGATAAAATAGAGGTTTCTTCCACTGGCGGTGTAATCAAGATATACAATTGGTTTTTCCCCATAAGGAGTTGGTATCATTATATTTCTACCAATCAATTCCTGCCTTAACCATTCAAGTTCTTTGATAATTTCTTTTACCTGCATTACATTTCCTTTCACCTGTTCTTGATATGCTCCACAATGTTTTTAAATATCTCTAATCCTTCACCATCTTCTGACATTTCAGGATTCATTCTCTTTTTTCGTCCCCAGTCAGGGTGATTAAATATAGATAAATATGCTTCTGGATGCGGCATTAAACCAAATACCTGTCCTGTCTCATCACATAAACCAGCACAATTTATATATGACCCATTAGGATTGTATGGATATTCAGCAGTAATATTACCCTCGAAATCAGTATAAGACAGGCAGTTCAAGTTCTTTTCTATTATACCATTAAGAATCTGTTCGTCTCTGATGATCAGTTTGCCTTCACCATGCCTTACGGGTAATGCTGTTTTGTCTATTCCCTTCAAAAATGGTGTTACTGATGCCGGATTAGTTCGGCAATATACCCATCTGTCTTCAAACTTACCTGAATCATTCAAAGTCAGCGTAACTTCCTGAGAATGCTCTTTAGCTACATTTGGCAGAAGCCCCATTTTCACCAGAAACTGAAATCCGTTACAAATTCCCAAGACAAATTTTCCTGCTTCTATAAATTCCAGAATGACATTATAAAATAACTCACCATCTGCTATTCTCTTATATTTCATCTTATTAGCCAGCACTTTGCCAGAGCCCAGATCATCACCAAATGAAAACCCACCAGGGAAATTAAGGATATCATAATCACTTATTTTTACTTTCCCCAGAAATACATCATTTAAATGTACAATTTGAGCTTCTGCTCCAGCTAATTGGTATGCTGCTGCCAGTTCTCCTTCGCAATTTATCCCATATCCCGTAACTACTAATGATTTTACTTTTTTCATTTCATGCTTCCCGATCATATTTCCCTCAAGGTTTTAGACCAATACTGCTCCAACTTTTCTGAGCTGAGGTTGATTATCTCATTGCCATTTAAGCTTATCTCTAATTTTGCGATATCAGTAACTTTGCCCATATTTGTTGCAGATTCGCCTAAGATTGCTTCAAATTCTGCCTTATTCTCTGGATCAATAGAAACCACAAACCTGCTGTGACTTTCTGAATATAATAGTGCTGCTGCACTAAGCTCATCATTATTCAAACTGATCTCAGCACCAAGATTTAAGCCCAGCAAACATTCAGCAAGGCAGACTGCCAAACCACCATCAGATATATCATGACTTGAAGCAATAAGCCCTTTCTTATTTGCTTCCATCACTTTTATATAAATCGCTTTTGCCTTTTCCATCCTGACCTGAGGAACATTTTTCCCTAAATATCCCAATTGTTTATAAAATTCAGAAGCTCCTAATTCATCGTAAGTCTCCCCTATCTGATAGATCAGGTCATCTGCTGTTTTGAAATCACTGGTTACTGTTTTACGGATATCAATTATCAAGGCAGTCATGGAATAAAGAATTGTAGGTGGCACAGATATTTTAGTCTCACCCGACTTGAAATCATTCTTCATACTGTCTTTTCCGGATGTCATGGGGATATTGTAATATGTTGCCATATTATATAGTGCCTGGTTCATCTGAACCAGCTTGGCTAACTTCATCTTACCATCGGGATTAGTTACAGCATCATATAATGAATCCGGTACACAGAAATTATCGTTCACTGACCAGAATATCATTTCCTGAGACTCAGGGTCAGGCAGCTGTCCACCTATCGAAATTATCTGCCTGATAGCTTCATCAAAAGCGCCTGCAGA
Coding sequences within it:
- a CDS encoding phosphoribosylformylglycinamidine synthase subunit PurQ; its protein translation is MKKVKSLVVTGYGINCEGELAAAYQLAGAEAQIVHLNDVFLGKVKISDYDILNFPGGFSFGDDLGSGKVLANKMKYKRIADGELFYNVILEFIEAGKFVLGICNGFQFLVKMGLLPNVAKEHSQEVTLTLNDSGKFEDRWVYCRTNPASVTPFLKGIDKTALPVRHGEGKLIIRDEQILNGIIEKNLNCLSYTDFEGNITAEYPYNPNGSYINCAGLCDETGQVFGLMPHPEAYLSIFNHPDWGRKKRMNPEMSEDGEGLEIFKNIVEHIKNR
- a CDS encoding AIR synthase-related protein is translated as SAVQIGSPITQKLLSDYMQEAVLAGLIKCSTDNGAGGLSSSIGELAQIPGGAEVHLEKVPLKYANLMPWEIYISESQERMTFVVEEKNYPALLKLADEREVELSRVGIFTDSGFIEVNYDNRPVAYLNIDFLHNGFPRKQMEAVWKRPDLSEPVISEELDHNEIILKLLSNWNICSRESVIRQYDHEVKGKTVIKPLMGSTGRAPQDAAVIRLDFESWKGIAVSNGISPKYGDIDAYQMSAGAFDEAIRQIISIGGQLPDPESQEMIFWSVNDNFCVPDSLYDAVTNPDGKMKLAKLVQMNQALYNMATYYNIPMTSGKDSMKNDFKSGETKISVPPTILYSMTALIIDIRKTVTSDFKTADDLIYQIGETYDELGASEFYKQLGYLGKNVPQVRMEKAKAIYIKVMEANKKGLIASSHDISDGGLAVCLAECLLGLNLGAEISLNNDELSAAALLYSESHSRFVVSIDPENKAEFEAILGESATNMGKVTDIAKLEISLNGNEIINLSSEKLEQYWSKTLREI
- a CDS encoding aminotransferase class V-fold PLP-dependent enzyme; its protein translation is MQVKEIIKELEWLRQELIGRNIMIPTPYGEKPIVYLDYTASGRNLYFIENHLNKIRQYYANSHTEDDFTGKTMTLLLHEAERRIKKSVHAGEHGKIIFTGSGTTGGITRLQQILGVYLPPATRERYDLFLESCLVRKGVEKSSCHDALLHYIDYYKPIVFVSPYEHHSNEIMWRRTLCDVQEVELDKEGHIDLGVLDRIVSDPKYKDRLKIGSFSAGSNVTGLLSDTYAIARILHKNNCLACFDFAACGPYIGIDMNHDEESYYDAIFFSPHKFLGGPGSSGVLIFNENIYRSDLPPSIAAGGTVDYVSKTTELYVTDIETREKPGTPGILQALRVSLAVELKEKVGLSNIEAIEKYFMTRFYSEIGKEENIEFLGETDPGKKVGIIPFNIKFNNDGKIIHPKFATKLLNDLFGIQTRAGCSCAGPYGHLIMHIEKELSERYMKVIQTKHLAGLKPGWIRLNVHYILSEEEFEYTVEAIRFISRNAVKFLGQYNFNMYTGEWNHISEKGFDQIVDLDINRALQTEQIVKSEIKPFTEIYQNNLKQAEEIAQG